Proteins found in one Amycolatopsis aidingensis genomic segment:
- a CDS encoding acetaldehyde dehydrogenase (acetylating) — protein sequence MSERGVVAAIVGPGHIGTDLLAKVRRSERIDLRYMVGVEPGSAGLARAAELGLRTSAEGVDWLLAQPELPELVFEATSARAHRANAPRYAAAGIQAVDLTPAAVGPFTCPVVNLPDQLDAPNLNLITCGGQATIPIVRAVSRVTEVPYAEIVASVASRSAGPGTRANIDEFTETTAHGIERVGGAARGKAIIIINPVEPPMIMRDTVFCAIDPGADREAIRESIERMVREVQVYVPGYTLRADPQFDDPRPDWGGQGRVAVFLEVAGNGDHLPAYAGNLDIMTAAAARVGELLAGRILERRTVRA from the coding sequence ATGAGCGAGCGTGGGGTGGTCGCGGCGATCGTCGGGCCCGGCCATATCGGCACCGACCTGCTGGCCAAGGTGCGCCGCAGCGAGCGCATCGACCTGCGGTACATGGTGGGCGTCGAGCCGGGGTCCGCCGGGCTGGCGCGGGCGGCCGAACTCGGTCTGCGCACCTCGGCCGAGGGCGTGGACTGGCTGCTGGCCCAGCCGGAGCTTCCCGAATTGGTCTTCGAGGCGACCTCGGCCCGCGCGCACCGGGCCAACGCGCCGCGCTACGCGGCGGCGGGAATACAAGCCGTGGACCTCACCCCGGCGGCGGTGGGGCCGTTCACCTGCCCGGTGGTGAACCTGCCGGACCAGCTGGACGCGCCGAACCTCAACCTGATCACCTGTGGCGGGCAGGCGACGATCCCGATCGTGCGCGCGGTCAGCAGGGTGACCGAGGTGCCGTACGCGGAGATCGTGGCCTCGGTGGCCTCCCGCTCGGCGGGGCCGGGAACCAGGGCGAACATCGACGAGTTCACCGAGACCACCGCCCACGGTATCGAGCGGGTCGGCGGCGCCGCCCGCGGCAAGGCGATCATCATCATCAACCCGGTGGAACCGCCGATGATCATGCGGGACACGGTGTTCTGCGCGATCGACCCCGGGGCCGACCGGGAGGCGATCCGCGAGTCGATCGAGCGGATGGTGCGCGAGGTGCAGGTCTACGTCCCCGGGTACACCCTGCGGGCGGACCCGCAGTTCGACGACCCGCGGCCGGACTGGGGCGGCCAGGGGCGGGTGGCGGTGTTCCTCGAGGTGGCGGGCAACGGTGACCACCTGCCCGCCTACGCGGGAAACCTGGACATCATGACGGCGGCCGCGGCCAGGGTGGGCGAGCTGCTCGCCGGGCGGATCCTGGAACGAAGGACGGTGCGAGCATGA
- a CDS encoding IclR family transcriptional regulator encodes MCAAERDGERADGSAGATADRLARLLTAFRPGDEALGVSELARRTALPKSSVHRLTGHLRAHGLLEPAGRGGLRLGLRLFEIGQLATRQRGIVDAARPYLADLREATRNTVHLAVLEGTEVVYLDILRGPDAPRLPSRIGGRFPAHATAVGKAILAHSPESVVDTVVRAGLPRVSGRTITAPGLLRRQLGKARAEGIAYEREESGTGVVCAASPVLDGAGGALAAISISGWTNRMRTERVAPAVRTAALALSRTLS; translated from the coding sequence ATGTGTGCCGCTGAGCGGGACGGCGAGCGGGCGGACGGGAGTGCTGGAGCGACCGCCGACCGGCTGGCCAGGCTGCTGACCGCCTTCCGACCTGGGGACGAGGCGCTGGGCGTCTCCGAGCTGGCGCGGCGCACGGCGCTGCCGAAGTCCAGCGTGCACCGGCTGACCGGGCATCTGCGCGCCCACGGGTTGCTGGAGCCCGCCGGGCGGGGCGGGCTGCGGCTGGGACTCAGGCTGTTCGAGATCGGGCAGCTGGCCACCCGGCAGCGCGGCATCGTGGACGCCGCCCGGCCGTATCTCGCCGACCTGCGGGAGGCCACCCGCAACACGGTGCATCTGGCGGTGCTGGAGGGCACCGAGGTGGTGTACCTGGACATCCTGCGCGGCCCGGACGCGCCCCGGTTGCCCTCCCGGATCGGCGGCCGGTTCCCCGCGCACGCCACCGCCGTGGGCAAGGCGATCCTCGCGCACTCGCCGGAGTCCGTTGTGGACACCGTGGTGCGCGCCGGGCTGCCGAGGGTGAGCGGGCGCACGATCACCGCGCCGGGGCTGCTGCGCAGGCAGCTCGGCAAGGCGCGGGCCGAGGGAATCGCCTACGAGCGGGAGGAGTCCGGCACCGGCGTGGTCTGCGCGGCGAGCCCGGTGCTGGACGGGGCAGGTGGGGCATTGGCCGCGATCTCCATCTCCGGCTGGACCAACCGGATGCGCACCGAGCGGGTCGCGCCCGCCGTCCGCACCGCCGCGCTGGCGCTGTCCCGCACGCTCAGCTAG
- a CDS encoding N-acetylglucosamine kinase translates to MGPPVNGTGGEVVIAIDGGNSKTDVLLMSTAGVVLGRSRGPGASPQAVGVPRALEVFEGLVLDAFAAAGLPAGRPFGVHTSAYLAGLDLPQEEDTLREALAGRGWSGSVRVGNDTFALLRAGTPDGIGVAVVCGAGINCVGVGADGRTHRFPALGRISGDWGGGMQLGEEALWWAVRAEDGRGPRTALLPAVLRHFGLASAREVVERRHFRQLPASAMHELCPLLFRVAAAGDAVAQQVVDRLIEEVGLLVTVSLRKLDMTTGAPAVVLGGGVLTGVDGAVIGEIERRCLKVAPRASVRVTALPPVFGAALSGLDAIGADAAAYARLRSSVGIGY, encoded by the coding sequence GCACCGCGGGGGTGGTGCTGGGCCGCTCCCGCGGGCCAGGAGCCTCCCCGCAGGCGGTCGGGGTGCCGCGGGCACTGGAGGTGTTCGAGGGACTGGTGCTGGACGCCTTCGCCGCGGCGGGCCTGCCAGCGGGCCGCCCGTTCGGCGTGCACACCTCCGCCTATCTCGCCGGGCTGGACCTGCCGCAGGAGGAGGACACACTGCGGGAGGCACTGGCCGGGCGTGGCTGGTCGGGCTCGGTGCGGGTGGGCAACGACACCTTCGCGCTGCTGCGCGCGGGCACGCCGGACGGGATCGGGGTGGCCGTGGTGTGCGGGGCGGGGATCAACTGCGTGGGGGTGGGCGCGGACGGCCGGACCCACCGGTTTCCCGCGCTGGGCCGGATCTCCGGCGACTGGGGCGGCGGTATGCAGCTCGGCGAGGAGGCGCTGTGGTGGGCGGTGCGGGCCGAGGACGGCAGGGGCCCGCGGACCGCGCTGTTGCCGGCCGTGCTGCGCCATTTCGGCCTGGCTTCCGCGCGTGAGGTGGTGGAGCGCAGGCATTTCCGGCAGCTGCCCGCGAGCGCGATGCACGAGCTGTGCCCGCTGCTGTTCCGGGTCGCGGCCGCGGGGGACGCGGTGGCGCAGCAGGTGGTGGACCGGCTGATCGAGGAGGTCGGCCTGCTGGTCACGGTCAGCCTGCGCAAGCTGGACATGACCACCGGCGCGCCGGCCGTTGTGCTCGGCGGGGGAGTGCTGACCGGGGTGGACGGCGCCGTGATCGGCGAGATCGAACGGCGCTGCCTCAAGGTGGCTCCGCGTGCCTCGGTCAGGGTGACCGCACTGCCACCGGTGTTCGGCGCGGCACTGTCCGGGCTGGACGCGATCGGCGCGGACGCGGCTGCCTACGCCCGTCTGCGTTCCTCGGTCGGCATCGGATACTAG
- a CDS encoding TetR/AcrR family transcriptional regulator, with protein sequence MAETAARTWGGTTLSDRRAARREQLLEAGLELLGTGGSPAVSVRAVCRRAKLTERYFYESFTDREELVLAVYERVAAEAHEVLVRSVSDAPRSATERAEAAVTAFVQLMLDDPRKGRVLLLSPMTDPTLSRRGVELLPAFAALIREQLPGKADELDREMTAIGLVGALANLFIAHLDGSLDASRDRLVAHCVRLLSRADALHT encoded by the coding sequence ATGGCCGAGACGGCGGCCCGAACCTGGGGCGGGACCACGCTGAGCGACCGCAGGGCCGCCCGGCGGGAGCAACTGCTGGAGGCCGGACTGGAGCTGCTCGGCACCGGGGGCAGCCCCGCGGTGAGCGTGCGCGCGGTGTGCCGCCGGGCCAAGCTCACCGAGCGGTACTTCTACGAGAGCTTCACCGACCGTGAGGAACTCGTGCTCGCGGTGTACGAGCGGGTTGCCGCCGAGGCACACGAGGTGCTGGTCCGCTCGGTCAGCGATGCACCCCGCTCGGCGACCGAGCGGGCCGAGGCCGCGGTGACCGCGTTCGTGCAGCTGATGCTGGACGACCCGCGCAAGGGCAGGGTGCTGCTGCTGTCCCCGATGACGGATCCCACGCTCAGCAGGCGCGGGGTCGAGCTGCTGCCCGCCTTCGCCGCGCTGATCCGCGAGCAGCTGCCGGGCAAGGCCGACGAGCTCGACCGGGAGATGACCGCGATCGGCCTGGTCGGCGCGCTGGCCAACCTGTTCATCGCGCACCTGGACGGCAGCCTGGATGCGTCCAGGGACCGGCTGGTGGCGCACTGCGTGCGCCTGCTCAGCCGCGCGGACGCCCTGCACACCTAG
- a CDS encoding TetR/AcrR family transcriptional regulator: MPKVVDPAARRRAVAEAVFRVIQREGLARASLRNVATEAGLAIGSVRHYFGSHDELIGFALRALSENVRTRVLRHAERLLATDSGVDRRALTVELLAELLPLDERRRQESVVWLAFLTEARTDPRLRQYTRELHQTQRALVRRVLLEARRLNRVADWLDIGLETERLCALLDGLTVTATLQPELTDRETTLAVLRRHVETLAATGAYE; this comes from the coding sequence ATGCCCAAGGTGGTCGATCCCGCCGCCCGCAGGCGGGCGGTGGCCGAGGCGGTGTTCCGGGTGATCCAGCGCGAGGGCCTGGCGCGCGCCTCGCTGCGCAATGTCGCCACCGAGGCGGGACTGGCCATCGGGTCGGTCCGGCACTACTTCGGCAGCCACGACGAGCTGATCGGCTTCGCGCTGCGTGCGCTCAGCGAGAATGTCCGGACCAGGGTGCTGCGGCATGCGGAGCGGCTGCTCGCCACGGACTCCGGGGTGGACCGCAGGGCACTGACCGTGGAACTACTGGCCGAGCTGCTCCCGCTGGACGAACGGCGGCGGCAGGAGTCGGTGGTCTGGCTCGCCTTCCTCACCGAGGCGCGGACCGACCCACGGCTGCGGCAGTACACCCGCGAGCTGCACCAGACGCAGCGTGCCCTGGTCCGGCGGGTACTGCTGGAGGCGCGCAGGCTGAACCGGGTCGCCGACTGGCTGGACATCGGCCTGGAGACCGAGCGGCTGTGCGCCCTGCTGGACGGGCTGACCGTCACCGCCACCCTGCAACCCGAGCTGACCGACCGGGAGACCACCCTCGCGGTGCTGCGCAGGCACGTCGAGACCCTGGCCGCCACCGGAGCCTACGAGTAG
- the dmpG gene encoding 4-hydroxy-2-oxovalerate aldolase, with the protein MTERDVRLVDTTLRDGSHAMAHQFTEQHVRDTVRALDEAGVSLIEVTHGDGLGGSTFNYGFSRVDERKLIAAAVAQARRAAIAVLLLPGLGTVTDLKAAAELGASAVRIATHCTEADVSAQHFAEARALGMETVGFLMLAHLSEPEALAKQARIMVDAGCQCVYVVDSAGALILEEAADRVAALVAELGEQAQVGYHGHQNLSFGVANSVLAYRAGARQIDGSLAALGAGAGNSPTEVLAATFERLGIRTGVDKDVLMEAAENVVKPFITRLPVMDRSSIVQGFAGVYSSFLLHAERAAQRYGVPAHEILYRVGEHKYIGGQEDMIIDIAVRMAAERDRG; encoded by the coding sequence ATGACCGAGCGGGACGTCCGACTCGTCGACACCACCTTGCGCGACGGCAGCCACGCCATGGCGCACCAGTTCACCGAACAGCACGTGCGGGACACCGTGCGCGCGCTGGACGAGGCCGGGGTCTCGCTGATCGAGGTGACCCACGGCGACGGGCTCGGCGGCTCCACGTTCAACTACGGGTTCTCCCGGGTCGACGAGCGGAAGCTGATCGCCGCCGCGGTGGCGCAGGCGCGCCGGGCCGCGATCGCCGTGCTCCTGCTGCCCGGCCTCGGCACGGTCACCGACCTGAAGGCCGCGGCCGAGCTGGGTGCCTCGGCGGTACGGATCGCCACCCACTGCACCGAGGCGGACGTGTCCGCACAGCACTTCGCCGAGGCGCGGGCGCTGGGCATGGAGACGGTCGGCTTCCTGATGCTGGCGCACCTTTCCGAACCGGAGGCGCTGGCCAAGCAGGCCCGGATCATGGTGGACGCGGGCTGCCAGTGCGTATACGTGGTGGACTCGGCGGGTGCGCTGATCCTGGAGGAGGCTGCCGACCGGGTGGCCGCGCTGGTCGCCGAACTGGGGGAGCAGGCCCAGGTCGGCTACCACGGGCACCAGAACCTGAGTTTCGGCGTGGCCAACTCCGTGCTGGCCTACCGGGCGGGCGCGCGGCAGATCGACGGGTCGCTGGCCGCGCTCGGCGCCGGTGCGGGCAACTCGCCGACCGAGGTGCTGGCGGCGACCTTCGAGCGGCTGGGCATCCGGACCGGGGTGGACAAGGACGTGCTGATGGAGGCCGCGGAGAACGTGGTGAAGCCGTTCATCACCCGGCTGCCGGTCATGGACCGTTCCTCTATCGTGCAGGGCTTCGCCGGGGTGTACTCCAGTTTCCTGCTGCATGCCGAGCGGGCCGCGCAGCGTTACGGCGTACCGGCGCACGAGATCCTGTACCGGGTCGGCGAGCACAAGTACATCGGCGGCCAGGAGGACATGATCATCGACATCGCGGTGCGGATGGCCGCCGAGCGGGACCGGGGCTAG
- a CDS encoding DUF1453 domain-containing protein, with protein sequence MSAWLVVVLVVVVGFAIVRRFLGEPLTAREVFVLPLVLLGIGGFGLREVAVTGTDVLWLGIGGLAGCGVGYLRGRTVRLFRRDGVLWQRYTGWTVLVWVVSIVVNSGIGLLAEQCGMNPDARPLPLLIGISLLGEMACVALRARALGVPYAPERR encoded by the coding sequence ATGAGTGCCTGGCTGGTGGTCGTGCTGGTCGTGGTCGTGGGATTCGCCATCGTGCGGCGGTTTCTCGGCGAGCCGTTGACCGCGCGCGAGGTCTTCGTGCTGCCGCTGGTGCTGCTCGGGATCGGCGGGTTCGGCCTGCGCGAGGTGGCGGTGACCGGCACCGATGTGCTGTGGCTCGGCATCGGCGGGCTGGCCGGCTGCGGGGTGGGGTACCTGCGCGGCCGGACGGTGCGGTTGTTCCGCAGGGACGGGGTGCTGTGGCAGCGCTACACCGGCTGGACCGTACTGGTCTGGGTGGTGTCCATCGTGGTCAACAGCGGGATCGGGCTGCTGGCCGAGCAGTGCGGGATGAATCCCGATGCCCGGCCGCTGCCGCTGCTGATCGGGATCAGCCTGCTCGGCGAGATGGCCTGCGTGGCGTTGCGCGCGCGGGCACTCGGCGTGCCGTACGCGCCCGAGCGGCGCTGA
- a CDS encoding class I SAM-dependent methyltransferase — protein MVDSVTRVPESSALYDGFAAAYSAENESSLNNAYYERPATLALAGEVTGRRILDAGCGSGPLFAALRDRGAIVTGVDASAGMLEQARRRLGAEADLRVADLAGPLPFPDDSFDDVIASLVLHYLRDWGPALAELRRVLRAGGRLIASVGHPTAEYVIARMAGRRPDHFATYESTEEWTMAGQTARVTCWNRPLHAMTDAFTAAGFRISVLSEPQPVPAARELFPEDYHLLATAPSFLFFVLRAD, from the coding sequence ATGGTGGATTCCGTGACTCGGGTGCCGGAAAGCAGTGCCCTGTATGACGGCTTCGCCGCGGCGTACTCGGCCGAGAACGAGAGCAGCCTGAACAACGCCTACTACGAGCGGCCCGCGACCCTGGCGCTGGCCGGGGAGGTGACCGGCAGGCGGATCCTCGACGCGGGCTGCGGATCGGGTCCGTTGTTCGCGGCACTGCGTGACCGGGGCGCCATCGTGACCGGGGTCGATGCGAGCGCCGGGATGCTGGAGCAGGCCCGGCGGCGGCTCGGTGCCGAGGCGGACCTGCGGGTCGCCGACCTGGCCGGCCCGTTGCCCTTCCCCGACGATTCGTTCGACGACGTCATCGCGTCCCTGGTGCTGCACTACCTGCGGGACTGGGGACCGGCACTCGCCGAGCTGCGGCGCGTGCTGCGGGCGGGCGGCAGGCTCATCGCCTCGGTCGGTCATCCCACGGCCGAGTACGTCATCGCGCGCATGGCCGGGCGCAGGCCCGACCACTTCGCGACCTACGAGTCGACCGAGGAATGGACCATGGCCGGCCAGACCGCGCGGGTGACCTGCTGGAACCGGCCGCTGCACGCGATGACCGACGCCTTCACCGCGGCGGGCTTCCGGATCTCCGTGCTCAGCGAGCCCCAGCCGGTGCCTGCCGCGCGCGAGCTGTTCCCCGAGGACTACCACCTGCTCGCGACCGCCCCGAGCTTCCTGTTCTTCGTCCTGCGGGCCGACTGA